One stretch of Acropora muricata isolate sample 2 chromosome 12, ASM3666990v1, whole genome shotgun sequence DNA includes these proteins:
- the LOC136892759 gene encoding tropomyosin beta chain-like yields MSQRVTKCTVCGQAGHTRIHCLVLCGSCSGDSRNCGCEQPPAKKKQKTKKGRKVAEKDQLQVAATGSPEAQPNYKSICRQLQQKNQQLGKAYHDLKAQCDGLEDSCQEKEEQLAQAQQDADEMADMVRENEQRIATYTEQLKEKDDRIKELEQELRSLKNSSEASSANHEAAAKVDRNDLAEIH; encoded by the coding sequence ATGTCTCAACGTGTAACGAAGTGTACTGTCTGCGGACAAGCTGGCCATACAAGAATCCACTGTTTAGTATTGTGTGGTTCCTGCAGTGGCGATAGCCGTAATTGCGGTTGTGAGCAACcaccagcaaagaaaaaacagaagacCAAGAAGGGAAGGAAGGTAGCGGAAAAGGATCAGCTTCAGGTAGCAGCCACAGGGTCTCCAGAAGCTCAACCCAACTACAAATCTATTTGCCGGCAGCTGCAACAAAAGAACCAGCAACTTGGCAAAGCCTACCACGATCTAAAGGCCCAGTGTGACGGGCTGGAAGATAGTTGCCAAGAGAAAGAAGAGCAGCTAGCTCAGGCTCAGCAGGATGCCGACGAAATGGCAGACATGGTCCGAGAAAATGAGCAGCGCATCGCAACCTACACAGAgcagttaaaagaaaaagatgaccgGATTAAGGAGCTGGAGCAGGAGCTACGATCCCTAAAGAACTCTTCGGAAGCATCATCAGCTAACCATGAAGCTGCTGCGAAGGTCGACCGCAATGACCTTGCTGAAATCCATTGA
- the LOC136892764 gene encoding piggyBac transposable element-derived protein 4-like: protein MAARQARTYTAEEVARIVMDVPEDSDVSDFEGEEGDQESDMDGSNTDSDESYNSASEIQHEAIPPLESDDSESDFQRNETTNSTRRRSSRGRSRGRGARGTAARGARSRSPANRRDEDNSAIRWGNRDENVVVSFPEYRGQHGPITLLEADSEPVNFFSVLFPEELWDILVEQTNLYVAQKQRKTWLCDTNKDEMKAFVGALYFMALHRLPNFDHYFSRDWVFAVPAMQSVFTRNRFWQLWQNFHLADNTRQPAPTDDAYDKLYKLRPMINGMKEKFEHSYNIGQKVCVDEHMVKGKGRNPFKQYLPMKPIKRGTKIWELACSCCGYLYDFQVYTGKSGGNAEKGLAHRVVTDLVAQLQDRGTVLYIDNFFTSIPLLQELSELSISVVGTIRNNRKNYPKALQDKNLLKQMKRGEFHTVASETTVCTVWKDTKHVSFLSNAHSSHGNCTITRKLRRGEQANLPCPPCAVDYNKNMGAVDRHDQMVRNYAIDRKSRRWWVRMFVNFLDAIMVNAYIVYKENFRIMNMPPPQKPPKPLSHDKFMAGVIHKLIGNFSCRRQPGPAPAMPPPPFHGRDHDSVNLADLGLLKFGRCHHCCIGVKGAKRKETGFGCRSCMKRLCRSGCHEEYHRQNNTF, encoded by the coding sequence ATGGCGGCAAGACAAGCAAGAACATATACAGCAGAGGAAGTTGCTAGGATTGTCATGGATGTTCCCGAGGATAGCGATGTCTCTGACTTCGAGGGGGAAGAAGGAGATCAAGAAAGCGATATGGACGGGTCTAATACAGACTCTGACGAATCATACAATTCTGCGAGTGAAATACAACATGAAGCTATTCCACCTTTGGAATCGGATGATAGTGAGAGTGATTTTCAGCGAAATGAAACAACAAATTCCACTAGAAGACGATCGAGTAGGGGAAGATCACGTGGCAGAGGAGCACGCGGAACTGCTGCACGAGGGGCAAGATCACGATCCCCTGCAAACCGACGTGATGAAGACAATTCAGCTATAAGGTGGGGAAATCGTGATGAGAATGTTGTTGTTTCATTTCCTGAATACAGGGGGCAGCACGGCCCTATTACTCTTCTGGAAGCTGACTCTGAGCCAGTAaatttttttagtgttttattccCTGAAGAACTCTGGGATATTTTAGTAGAACAAACAAATCTGTATGTTGcccagaaacaaagaaaaacttggCTCTGTGACACAAATAAAGATGAGATGAAAGCATTTGTTGGTGCCCTTTATTTCATGGCTTTACACAGACTGCCAAATTTTGATCATTACTTTTCTCGGGATTGGGTATTTGCTGTTCCTGCAATGCAAAGTGTTTTTACCAGGAACCGATTCTGGCAACTGTGGCAGAATTTTCATTTGGCTGACAACACAAGGCAGCCTGCTCCTACTGATGATGCCTATGATAAGCTCTACAAGTTAAGGCCCATGATCAatggaatgaaagaaaaattcgaGCATTCATACAATATTGGCCAGAAAGTTTGTGTTGATGAGCACATGGTAAAGGGAAAAGGGAGAAATCCTTTCAAACAGTACCTTCCCATGAAACCAATCAAAAGAGGTACAAAAATCTGGGAATTGGCTTGTTCGTGTTGTGGATACCTTTATGATTTCCAGGTGTACACAGGGAAATCTGGTGGAAATGCTGAAAAAGGTCTAGCACATCGGGTTGTTACTGACCTAGTTGCGCAACTTCAGGACAGAGGAACTGTATTGTACATTGACAATTTCTTTACCAGCATTCCCCTTTTGCAAGAGTTGAGTGAGCTATCAATCAGTGTTGTGGGAACAATAAGAAATAATCGAAAAAATTACCCAAAGGCTTTGCAGGATAAAAACTTGCTAAAACAAATGAAGCGTGGTGAATTTCATACTGTGGCATCTGAAACAACAGTTTGCACAGTGTGGAAAGATACCAAAcatgtttcttttttatcaAATGCGCACTCTTCTCATGGCAATTGCACAATCACCAGAAAACTGAGAAGAGGTGAACAGGCAAATTTGCCCTGCCCGCCATGTGCAGTTGACTACAATAAGAACATGGGTGCTGTCGATCGACATGATCAAATGGTGCGCAATTATGCTATTGATCGCAAGTCCAGGAGATGGTGGGTGAGAATGTTTGTTAACTTTTTGGATGCAATTATGGTCAATGCATACATTGTGTACAAGGAAAATTTCCGAATTATGAACATGCCGCCTCCACAAAAACCCCCAAAGCCATTGTCCCATGACAAATTTATGGCTGGTGTCATCCACAAGCTGATTGGAAATTTTTCTTGCCGACGTCAGCCTGGCCCAGCACCAGCCATGCCTCCCCCTCCATTTCATGGAAGGGACCATGATTCTGTCAATCTTGCTGACCTGGGGCTCCTGAAGTTTGGAAGATGTCACCACTGTTGCATTGGAGTGAAAGGAGCAAAGCGAAAGGAAACTGGCTTTGGCTGCAGATCTTGCATGAAACGTTTATGCCGTTCTGGTTGTCATGAAGAATACCACAGGCAGAACAATACCTTCTAA